In Papaver somniferum cultivar HN1 chromosome 1, ASM357369v1, whole genome shotgun sequence, a genomic segment contains:
- the LOC113330022 gene encoding probable serine/threonine-protein kinase tsuA, translating to MSNGKTYDNVNNQGSLNVGSITSNCGHNVTVDRINALTLNGNNKNANSFQFQNSKGKQTTRTMHGGTSSSSPVGVTKGVMMNNNKMLEIRNQSNLMNTRINSKDKGDTTHTLVNKSVNNETPNRDSQYLFTGVNNAMEEWMVRDMLVYKAQQELNVIESYLMEIPMEQILRGDQLIQLTEEIEKLHNQLSASLPVIVHMPGQVNVHGFLE from the coding sequence ATGAGTAACGGTAAAACCTATGATAATGTGAATAATCAGGGGTCATTAAATGTTGGATCCATTACCTCAAATTGTGGCCACAATGTAACTGTTGATAGAATTAATGCTCTTACTCTTAATGGTAATAATAAGAATGCTAATAGCTTTCAGTTTCAGAATTCAAAGGGTAAGCAAACTACTAGAACAATGCATGGTGGcacctcctcctcatctccagtGGGGGTTACAAAAggtgttatgatgaataataataaGATGCTTGAAATCAGGAACCAGAGTAATTTAATGAATACTAGGATAAATAGCAAGGACAAAGGGGATACCACTCATACTTTGGTTAACAAGTCTGTCAACAATGAAACACCAAACAGAGATTCTCAATATCTTTTCACAGGAGTCAATAATGCCATGGAGGAGTGGATGGTGAGGGATATGCTGGTGTACAAAGCCCAACAAGAACTAAACGTAATAGAATCATATTTGATGGAGATACCTATGGAACAAATACTAAGAGGGGATCAGTTAATTCAGCTGACAGAAGAGATAGAGAAGCTACACAACCAACTCAGTGCAAGTCTGCCAGTGATAGTGCACATGCCGGGACAAGTGAATGTGCATGGGTTTTTGGAGTAG